The following proteins come from a genomic window of Lolium rigidum isolate FL_2022 chromosome 5, APGP_CSIRO_Lrig_0.1, whole genome shotgun sequence:
- the LOC124656003 gene encoding protein TsetseEP-like, producing MGFLGRLSLSFHLALLLVVLVVASVDDPSLADGGMLIDPKPSPKPIPKPYPKPTPKPNPKPTTPAKPEPHPTPDHDAKPKPKPKPTMPEPKPQPGPSKPKPPLYSDDVVSDKANPKPNPQPKPKTTPANPDPKPTPKPHPNPNPKPGPSKPKPPVEDVGSDKANPKPEPQPKPKTTPTKPDPKPTPKPMPKPQPNPNPQPGPSKPKPSPNPQPKPKAIPAKPDPKPTPKPTPKPQPNPNPQPGPSKPKPPVEDVESDKATPKLEPQPKPKTTPAKPEPKPTPKPQPNPNPQPGPSKSKPSVYARRVGSGEPLN from the exons ATGGGGTTTCTCGGCCGACTGTCATTGAGTTTTCACCTGGCTCTCCTCCTCGTCGTTCTCGTTGTGGCATCGGTGGACGACCCTAGCCTCGCCGATGGTGGGATGCTCATTGACCCCAAGCCTTCACCAAAGCCGATACCAAAGCCATACCCGAAGCCAACACCTAAACCAAATCCAAAGCCCACCACACCTGCAAAGCCCGAGCCCCACCCAACTCCAGACCACGATGCAAAGCCGAAGCCCAAGCCCAAGCCTACGATGCCAGAGCCTAAACCCCAGCCAGGACCGTCCAAGCCAAAGCCGCCACTATACTCTGACGATGTCGTGTCTGACAAGGCAAACCCAAAGCCCAACCCACAACCAAAGCCCAAGACCACCCCAGCAAACCCAGATCCCAAGCCAACGCCTAAGCCGCATCCAAACCCAAACCCTAAGCCAGGACCATCCAAGCCGAAGCCACCAGTAGAGGATGTTGGGTCCGACAAAGCAAACCCAAAGCCTGAACCACAACCAAAGCCCAAGACCACACCAACAAAGCCGGATCCCAAGCCAACCCCCAAGCCAATGCCTAAGCCGCAGCCAAATCCCAACCCTCAGCCAGGACCATCCAAGCCAAAGCCATCA CCCAACCCACAACCGAAGCCCAAGGCCATCCCAGCAAAACCGGATCCCAAGCCGACCCCCAAGCCAACCCCTAAGCCACAACCGAACCCAAACCCTCAGCCGGGACCGTCCAAGCCAAAGCcaccggtagaggatgttgagtcCGATAAGGCCACCCCAAAGCTTGAACCACAACCCAAGCCCAAGACCACCCCAGCAAAGCCGGAACCCAAGCCAACGCCTAAACCGCAACCAAACCCCAACCCTCAGCCCGGACCATCCAAGTCGAAGCCGTCGGTGTATGCACGTCGCGTTGGCTCCGGCGAGCCCCTCAACTGA